A window of the Fusarium poae strain DAOMC 252244 chromosome 3, whole genome shotgun sequence genome harbors these coding sequences:
- a CDS encoding hypothetical protein (TransMembrane:2 (o39-62i74-99o)) — MKRQTLLQATTRNAFQVQRRAYSSEIAQAMVEVSKNLGMGAAAIGLTGAGIGIGLVFAALLNGVARNPALRGQLFSYAILGFAFVEAIGLFDLMVALMAKFT; from the exons ATGAAGCGCCAGACTCTTCTCCAGGCCACCACCCGCAACGCCTTCCAGGTCCAGCGCCGTGCCTACTCCTCCGAGATCGCCCAGGCCATGGTTGAGGTCTCCAAGAACTTGGGTATGGGTGCCGCCGCCATCGGTCTTACCGGTGCTGGTATCGGTATCGGTCTTGTCTTCGCCGCTCTCCTCAACGGTGTTGCCCGCAACCCTGCCCTCCGTGGTCAGCTCTTCTCCTACGCCATTCTGGGTTTCGCTTTCGTCGAGGCCATCGGTCTTTTCGACCTGATGGTTGCCCTCATGGCCAAGTTC ACTTAA